A single window of Granulicella sibirica DNA harbors:
- a CDS encoding glycerol-3-phosphate dehydrogenase/oxidase — MNRERMLAKVKDRTEPWDIVVIGGGATGAGVAVDAASRGYDVLLVEREDFGKGTSSRSTKLVHGGVRYLEQGNVSLVMEALKERGLLRQNAPHLVHDLQFVVPNYSWWEAPFYGIGLKVYDLLAGKYGFGKSKILSREDTLQRLPTLQQDGLRGGVVYHDGQFDDTRLLTHILATAVDQGATVLNYASAVEVLKGDDGFVKGVVVEERESGEKLNLAAKVVVNATGIFTDEVRRMAQPEVKSMVSPSQGIHLVFESSFLRAGAAIMVPHTSDGRVMFAIPWHGHTVVGTTDTPIAAPSYEPLPLEEEIQFILDTAKLYLSRPPQREDILSIYVGIRPLVKAAGSDASKTSALSRDHTIHIDDSGLLTIVGGKWTTYRHMAEDAVNHAATLGDLKESPCVTFNLHIHGFYEHPETLGWLGVYGSDAAKIKALADSNPDLYHRLHPDLPYIAAEVVWAAREEMARTVDDVLARRTRALLLNAKAAIAMAPEVARILAAELQRDGAWAEEQVASFTALAAQYVAGPAPQKV, encoded by the coding sequence ATGAACCGCGAACGCATGCTTGCCAAAGTGAAAGACCGCACCGAACCGTGGGATATCGTCGTCATCGGCGGGGGCGCTACGGGAGCTGGAGTCGCTGTCGACGCCGCTTCGCGTGGGTACGATGTGCTGCTCGTTGAGCGGGAAGACTTTGGCAAGGGGACTTCGAGCCGGAGCACGAAACTTGTGCATGGGGGCGTTCGTTACCTTGAGCAGGGGAACGTCTCGCTTGTGATGGAGGCGCTGAAGGAGCGTGGCTTGCTGCGGCAGAATGCTCCTCACCTGGTTCACGATCTCCAGTTTGTGGTGCCGAACTACTCGTGGTGGGAGGCACCGTTCTACGGGATCGGGCTCAAGGTCTACGACTTGCTCGCGGGGAAGTACGGGTTCGGGAAGTCGAAGATTCTTTCGCGCGAAGACACGCTCCAGAGGCTTCCCACGCTGCAGCAGGACGGGCTGCGCGGGGGTGTCGTCTACCACGATGGGCAGTTCGATGACACGCGCCTGCTCACGCACATTCTGGCTACGGCCGTTGATCAAGGCGCGACCGTGCTGAACTATGCGTCGGCAGTTGAGGTACTCAAGGGAGACGACGGGTTCGTAAAGGGCGTCGTCGTCGAAGAGCGCGAGAGCGGCGAAAAGCTCAACCTGGCGGCTAAGGTCGTCGTCAATGCCACGGGCATCTTTACCGACGAGGTTCGGCGCATGGCGCAGCCCGAAGTGAAGAGTATGGTAAGCCCGAGCCAGGGGATTCACCTCGTCTTCGAGTCCTCCTTTCTGCGAGCGGGTGCCGCCATCATGGTTCCGCATACGAGTGACGGGCGCGTGATGTTCGCCATTCCGTGGCATGGACATACCGTCGTGGGCACCACCGACACCCCGATCGCCGCGCCCTCCTACGAGCCGCTTCCGCTCGAAGAAGAGATTCAGTTCATCCTCGACACGGCGAAGCTCTACCTGAGCCGTCCGCCGCAGCGTGAGGACATCCTGAGCATCTACGTCGGAATTCGGCCTCTGGTGAAGGCGGCTGGATCGGACGCGAGCAAAACCTCCGCTCTGTCGCGCGACCACACGATCCACATCGACGACTCGGGCCTTCTGACCATCGTTGGCGGGAAGTGGACGACCTATCGTCACATGGCCGAGGACGCGGTGAACCACGCGGCGACGCTTGGCGACCTGAAGGAGTCACCGTGCGTGACCTTCAACCTGCACATTCACGGCTTCTATGAGCATCCGGAGACGCTTGGGTGGCTCGGGGTGTACGGATCGGATGCAGCGAAGATCAAGGCCCTTGCCGACTCCAATCCGGATCTCTACCACAGGCTTCACCCGGATCTCCCCTACATCGCGGCCGAGGTGGTATGGGCCGCGCGGGAAGAGATGGCTCGCACGGTCGATGATGTGCTTGCGCGACGCACTCGTGCTCTGCTGCTGAATGCCAAGGCGGCGATCGCCATGGCGCCCGAGGTTGCGCGTATCCTTGCCGCTGAGCTACAACGGGACGGCGCGTGGGCGGAGGAGCAAGTCGCTTCCTTCACAGCGCTTGCTGCCCAATACGTCGCGGGGCCAGCACCACAGAAGGTCTGA
- a CDS encoding MIP/aquaporin family protein, which yields MLRNPVMGEFMGTFIMMVLGNGVVAACVLKRTKAEGSGWLAITTGWAFAVLCGIFAGNLFGSPDAFLNPAIAIAFAIKLGDFSHVVPFVAAEVAGAFLGAVSVWLFYLPHWAVTESQDDKRGSFCTGPAIRSFGSNFFCEIFATFVLVLVVGAIGSKLVLSAGPAPGVSPFLVGCLVWSVGLSLGATTGYAINPARDFGPRLAHALLPIAGKGYSDWSYAWIPVAGPIIGASLAAFVLRALGA from the coding sequence ATGTTGCGAAATCCCGTCATGGGCGAGTTCATGGGGACCTTCATCATGATGGTCCTCGGTAATGGCGTCGTTGCCGCCTGCGTCCTCAAACGCACCAAGGCCGAGGGGTCGGGGTGGCTTGCCATCACGACGGGGTGGGCGTTCGCGGTCCTGTGTGGGATCTTCGCGGGGAACCTCTTCGGTAGTCCCGACGCGTTCCTCAACCCGGCGATCGCCATCGCTTTTGCGATCAAGCTTGGGGACTTCTCGCATGTCGTCCCGTTCGTTGCCGCTGAGGTCGCGGGTGCGTTCCTTGGCGCAGTGTCCGTATGGCTCTTTTATCTTCCGCACTGGGCGGTTACGGAGAGTCAGGACGACAAGCGTGGATCGTTCTGCACAGGCCCCGCCATCCGTTCGTTTGGCTCGAACTTCTTCTGCGAGATCTTCGCCACATTTGTCCTTGTGCTCGTGGTCGGGGCGATCGGATCGAAGCTCGTGCTGAGCGCGGGGCCTGCTCCGGGCGTTTCGCCGTTCCTGGTTGGGTGCCTGGTGTGGTCGGTAGGTTTGTCACTGGGCGCGACGACGGGGTATGCAATCAATCCGGCACGGGATTTCGGTCCGCGCCTGGCGCATGCTCTTTTGCCGATCGCCGGCAAGGGCTACTCCGACTGGTCGTACGCCTGGATCCCGGTGGCGGGGCCGATCATCGGGGCGAGTTTGGCGGCTTTCGTTCTGCGAGCGCTGGGAGCTTAG